The DNA window GCACTATAGTCATCACCTGTAGTAAAAGCAGAGCGCAGCCTGCAGTCAGTGTGGGATGGTTGGCTACAGCGATTCAAACCACTTGGCTCTAACTTGCAATGTTTTGTTCCATTTAGGGCTTATTGTCATTCCTCAGTGCCCCGCTCATAGGTGCCCTCTCTGACGTGTGGGGGCGAAAGTCCTTCTTGCTGCTAACAGTGTTTTTTACCTGTGCACCAATACCACTAATGAAGATCAGCCCATGGTCAGTAAATGTTTTCACGCTGGATTTGTCTTTTCTTGTCAAGGGTGCTATATAAATGCTTACGCTTATAGCTCTGTTGATAACTATCGTTTGTGCTCCATGGAACGCTGAGGCTTCTGTATTAATTCAGTGCAGAGCTGGGAGAACAGAGTCAAAACTGAAGTAGCTGCTGTGAGACCCAAACGCCTTGCTGGGAATTTTAAGACCCACTGGTTTTGAGCTCTGTGCTGTGGGCTCCACCCCCTGCTTTACCCCACTTGCCAAAAATACTGGAATGCTACCCAGTAAAGAGCAGGCTTTTATTGTGGCCTTGGTACTCCAATACTAACCGACTACGTAGAAATGAAAACCTTACTGTGCCAGCTAGTGCATGGAGAGACCATTTGTAACTTAAAATGTTCTGCAGTTTTATACTTCTGTTTCTCAATCGCTGGTGCGCATGTTGCCCAGGCAGGGCATGAGGCGGGTCTCAGCGGTGCTGGGCTGCCCACCTGCTGCATCTGGGGGTGCAGCCGTAGCACAGACTGCACCGGCGCAGGGCAGAGCCAGCTGTTCAGGCAGTCCCGTAAgccttttcagttttctctctgGTCACATGGATTGCTCAGGGATTCTTCATCCTTTTTCTGGGAAGTAGCATGTTTCTGAGcatacattaatattttaaatgacacgTGCTAGTGTCTGTAGTATAAAGAGAAGGCTAATGTTGAGACCTCTCAATGACCGGGTTCTGAAAGTACTGAGGTTCCTAATTTGCTTTGAGTTGTAGACGCCCAGTTGCAGTTCACCTGACACCTTGTTTCCCAGAAGTACCTCATCACAGCAGCTTTTACACGCGTTATAAAATTATGCTGTTCATCCAAGGGCAAGTTACAAGGCAAGCAGCTGTAATGCACATCAGCAAAACTGGAAGGCAAGAATGTGGGGGGGTTTTCATATCTCAGAAATAATGAGTTTTTAGCAAAATTGGCAGGAAAAGTTTGTACTACTTATTCAGTAGTATGatttacggttggactcgatgatccggtgggtctcttccaacctggttattctgtgattctgtgatctttgcACTTGGTGAGCTAAGGAGGAATTACATGACCATATCGAGATCCATTCACATTGGCTTTATCcaagtttattttaatacattgaAGTTGGACATGTTGAACTGTGCTTGGATTGTAGATAGACTTTTTGTTTCTATTGAGCTGTTCTCATGTTTTTATACCGTTCTTAGGTGGTACTTCGCTGTCATCTCTGTCTCTGGAGTCTTTGCAGTGacattttctgtggtttttgcATATGTAGCAGATATAACTCAAGAACACGAGAGAAGCATGGCCTATGGTTTGGTATGTATTTCTCTGGCTTTGTTCCTGTGGTGTTCCGTACTGAACACTTCAGTACATCAAACCTTCCAAATCTGTAGTTTTGTTCCTTCTCTGGCAAGTTGATTTTAGTTCAGAGTGaggtttttctgtttaattgtTCTTCTTGTCCAGTCCTGTCTCTCTTGAATATTCTGCTTGTAACTTAAAATATGACCGTGTTAAAAGGTGTCTTCCCCGTGTCTATCTGCACCAATATCACCAGTGTTAGTGATGTgatttgaggggctggagttaTTCCTCTGGTGTTTCTCGTGTTGGTATCACGctgtcatcttttaaaaaaaccccacccttttGTTCCTGGATAATTCTGGGGCTGCCATTGTACAATATCTGGACTGTTCCTGTTCATGTCTCCAGTCACACTGCTGTACTTCAGTTCAGAACAAATGTGTCTGAGTAACTTGTCTGTCATTAGTTCTTACAACTTGCTTCCGTGTCTCCATTATCTCCTGACAACCGGCCAGATCTCGGGAGCCTTCACAGCCCTGCGTGTTACAGATTAGCAGAATTATTTGTGCATTTGCGTTACGGAATCCGTTACCATGTTCAGCAGGAAGAGCTGAATACTTTCTTCCTGCCTGTACACATCAGGAATTTAGATATGTTGAAAAAGTACCTTCAAGTTCTAAAGTTAACTGCAACCAACTTTCTGAAGATCCACTGTACTGAACTGGACTATCCAGCAGGTTGAATTTAATACGCCCTTGATACAGGTGATTTCTTTCTTATGAGGCATTGCACATTTCACCAATACAAAGATCAAATACAGCTCATCGCTTCCCAGAGATACCAGCAGACTGTCAAGTTCATTAAACCTAATTAAGTCAGTATATGCAAGAGTGCTGAGTGCCTCCCGTTGCTGTCcagttctcaaaaaaaaaaaatttcttgaaAAGTTGTGACTGTCTGAAAtacacagctgcctgcacagagtCACAGGAAAAAGGTTACGCGAGTCAAATGCGAAGGCTTCTGAGGATAAGGACACATGGATTTACATCATTGCACATCTCACCAGCTGTTATTTGTTCCAGGTTTCTGCAACCTTTGCGGCGAGCTTAGTTACCAGCCCTGCAATCGGTGCCTACCTTGGTCGAGTCTATGGGGACAGCTTGGTGGTGGTCCTGGCCACAGCAATAGCCTTGTTGGACATCTGTTTTATTCTTGTGGCTGTGCCAGAGTCGCTGCCGGAGAAGATGAGGCCAGCGTCCTGGGGAGCACCCATTTCATGGGAACAGGCTGACCCTTTTGCAGTAAGTTATTTAAATGTGAAATGTTTTATTGGTAAATGCTAAGATTTTGCGACAGAACTAGGCTGAATTTACTATCTTTCaagcttaaaaaacaaagcctGTATATTTTCAAGTTTAACTTTGCATTAATGCGAATACTTTTGCCAATTGTCTTGCTAAGCAAGGCAATAGCTTCATTCATTTACATGCTTTTCTGACTATGAAGGTTAAATGTCTTACAATAATTTTTTCTTGCCGTAGTCACTGAAGAAAGTTGGCCAGGACTCGATTGTGCTGCTAATCTGCATAACAGTCTTTCTTTCCTACCTCCCAGAGGCAGGGCAATATTCCAGCTTCTTCCTATACCTCAGACAGGTAATGTAACGTTTCGAAATGGATTCAAAGAAAGTAAATTTTTCAGTATTGCTGAATTAGGACAGAAAACAGGGATAAGCAGTGCTTGTCTAATTTAAAAGCTTCCAGCAGCTCATTTCAGTCCTCTTGATGTTCTGGGTTTTCTCTTTAAAGATacaaagagaggagagaggtgAATGAGTTATAAAACAGTTTCTCgtgttttatatattttgcaTTAATCTTAGAGTACAAGATTCACTATGttaaactggttttgtttggagttttttttggAGGCAACTGTTTACTTGTTTTCTATTTATACccctttatttgttttgtataCTTGcttgatttaataaaaaaataaccaaaaccatCCTCTTTCTAAGTTAGGGAAGAGCTGAGTAGCAACGACATCTTCCCCCACTGGTCTCTGTGACATTCCCATACACTTTCTGGTTAATAAtcaaattgcctttttttaaatctagatAATGGGATTTTCATCTGAAAGCGTTGCAGCATTTATAGCAGTCCTTGGGATTCTCTCCATTATTGCACAGGTGAGTTAACTGATCCATAGTTCATTGGTTGGTAACTTTGAAAGAGCAAAGCACTGTGGAGAACTTCCATAATACTGCAGGTCTGGACAGATGACTCATCTTTTCTGTAGCTGCTTTCTAAGTCTGTAACAGTTAACACTCTGACTTCcatttgaatgaaaaaacaGCTTCCCAGCCGGGGTCTGATTCCTTAATACCCACAGTGTATCGTGTTGGAGAACCAAACCCTTTGTGCACCAGGAGGGGACGCAGTTTGTTCATATCACTTACTAAAGGATTGCTGTTGTTCTGGCAGAGGCTCCTGCGTACTTGACAAGTGCTGCTTGTGGAGAATCTTACTCAGCTTCTAAAAACTAATTTATTTACTTGCATGTATTTAACATTTGGAATAAAATGCTTGAgggtttttgttgcttttttaattcattagtTTATCTGCATGTATTTAACATTCAGAATACAGTGTTTACTTTCTCCCATCAGACAATAGTTCTGAGTTTATTGATGCGGTCTATTGGGAATAAGAACACCATCCTGCTGGGCCTGGGATTTCAGATCCTCCAGCTCGCGTGGTACGGCTTTGGATCAGAACCATGGTAGGTACATGATACGATATCATTCGGTGCCTCACCCTTTTCCCAGGGGCGGGGCTGCAGTGTGTGTATCCTCACAAATCCGTGCACTTGGGTCTCTGTTCTTTGCAGGATGATGTGGGCAGCTGGTGCAGTTGCAGCCATGTCCAGTATCACTTTCCCAGCTGTAAGCGCGCTGGTTTCAAGAACTGCTGATGCTGACCAGCAGGGTAGGTGTTGTCCTAATACTTTGTGTTCTAGTCAAATACCCATGTGGGCAGCTGCCCAGGCACTGTCGTAGCCGTCCCGACCCTTGGCACAGAGCAGCCCCTACACCTGAGCACCGAGCACAAAACATTAAAACCCAAGTTATTTCGAAGTTGTAATATGTGGGTATTTAGTCCTTTtggcacagaggaaaaacactCAACAGGTTCCCACAGCAGCAAAATATTTGGCAAActaaatgctgtttattttcctcacttttGCCAAAAGTTTCTGTAGTTGTCTATGTTGCACGGTGCTTCCGCTCCTGTGAGAGCACAAGGACCCTGTGAGCGCAGCGCTGCCCCTGGCCTGAGGGCAGGGGGGAAACCCTTGAATGCACTGCGGCAGCTTTTCTGCAGGCAGCACCGTTCAGAGCTTTCCTACTTGTGTCAGTTTGACAGTGAAGCGAATCAAGTCTTACTGATCTGTTCATAACCTATGAAAAATAGCTCATTATCTGTGTACAAATAGAGAAAGGTAATGGTGTATTTTATGTTTCCCAGGTGTTGTTCAAGGGATGATAACAGGAATTCGAGGCCTGTGTAATGGTTTGGGACCAGCACTTTATGGTTTTATATTCTATATATTTCATGTTGAACTGAATGAACTCCCCATGCCTGAATCGCCAGCAGGAGGCAGCACAGATGCACAGTACCATTTACAACAGGTATTCTTGGTTTACTCATTAATTCTAAAAAAAGACATTAGGAAGGGATGGTGCCCACCCCTCCTTGAGTGTGGGGCTGCGTTACGTTTTGTTACGCTGTCTGTAAATTACGGATGTAGATGGTACGATGTGGTTTAACTGTCAGAGCTACAGCTGATAGTACATTGGACAAGTGCTGACCCTTGTAAAGAGAAGGGAGTGAGGGAAGGATGGATCCCCCTTCCCTCTACTTGATGATGGATTTACCTTTCAGgtttacattttttgttttgtcatcctttgcttttttttcaccaaTCTCTCACTATTTATTaggaactaaaaaaaataaaatttatcgGGAACACTCGCCAGCAAGAACTCACACTAACAAGGAAGCTGGCGAGCATTATTTAGAAGCCCATGCTTGCTCTCCTCAGGCTCAGTGTACAGCAGTCTTTCCACGTCTTTTCTAAAAGACTCCATGTGGGGACAAATCCTGCAGGGCTTGCGTAGCGAGAATAGGGTTTTCCCACTCTTGAAATTTGTGTAGGGGCAGCTGCAGTCTGTTACTGTGTGTCTGCAGGTTCACTAATACCTTGTGGTGTTGCCGTTTTCAGAATTCTATAATTCCTGGACCCCCGTTCTTATTTGGAGcgtgctctgtgctgctggcacttcttgttgccttgtttattcCTGAACACACAAACCTAAACCTACGATCCAGCAACTGGAAGAAGCACTGTGGCAGCCACAGCCACCCCCACAGTCCACAAGCTCCCGCTGAAGCTAAAGAACCGTTATTGCAAGATACAAACGTATGACAGAAATCCAGGAGGATCTtttagacttttcttttttcatcagCAGTTTGGGATACACATTCCAACTCcatcaaaaatgtattttcttaagGTAAACTTAAGAAATATCTTTCTGCATGAAATtcataggaaaagaaaacaggaagttTCTCCAAAGATGTTGCCATGGATTTAATAATCTAATAATTTGCTTTTACAAACACTGTTACATACTTTTGTCTCTTGCCATGAAATACTGTTACTATTAAACTTTCTGTTCTAGTTCAGAGACAAAAAAGAATAGTCAAGGCATGAGCATGTGTCCGTTTCCTTAAGGTGGTGAGCTTTAATTCTTGTCATGCTACGTCTCAATGAGACAGAACTGGCATCCACGTGGACCCATTCATTTTAACGTTGTAAAATCTTGGGTCAGATGATTCAAAGCCTTAATGTAAATGTACTCGAGTAGGGAGAAGGTGAGTTGGTATCATTTATCTTAAAAGTCATatggcaggttttttttatgtttgtactaatataaaaaaatcacacgAGCACGCTTGCTGAACagtaaaagttatttttatgtaaGTGCATTTACTCTTTCTATTTTTGAATAAACGGTAGTATCGAACGCTTGTTTAAATATTAAAGTGGGTGTTTTGAGCCTACAGATTTTAATATTGGCTCCAACACTCTGCTTTCCAAGTACCGTTTATTATACCACTATATTTCTGATGTTTGCATAATCATAAAGGACCTCAAAACTTGAATACACAGACTGAAATATAAGCTGATAGCCTTGAATATGTCCATGTGCTATATAGTGGCCTTTGAGGACTGTCACAATAACCCTTTTGCATTACAGAGCTAATGTTTTAGTCCTAAATTTTCAGGACCCTTAGTACAGAGGAGAGCTTTATACAATTACTGATGTGAATTTCTCTAAAAGTGTATATTTTTGTGTCCAGTTGTATTATTTAAGTGTTCCTTTGTATAAATTTTGTGTATAAAGTATTGTATaggtttaaaatgttttcatcttgTGGTTATTGCTTAATGCTTTTTTACCTACGAACATTCACCATGGTTGaccaagagcaggaaaaaaatatgtaaatatactGTTAATAaagtcaaatattttaatgaatttttaaataattgttaCTGTCTCTTAAAACCTTAATTGAAGCTCTGGGGCGTGCTTCTGTTGTCCTTCAGCACGTGGGAACGAGTGTCTGGAGAGAGGTCCAGCACTGTTTTATCTGCTGGGCAAGGCTGCTGTGAGTGTGTTGGTATCCTCCCTTTGTTCCACAGCACAGGccccctcagctgctgcttgagGGAACAGGATCACAATAGGTCCAGGCTCCCAGAAACAGGTCAGTAAAACAGACACTTGGGCCTGGGTACGGGGCCCTTTGTGCCTGCCTTGTGCCCCTGCGCTGGCGTCAGTCTTCCCAGGGCCACTatgcttttgtttcatttcagatgAGAACAGGACTGGGAGATCTGGAAAGCTACTGTGTTTAAATTACCAGCTGGTTTGACAGCAGCTTCTATCTCCTTCACAAGAAGCAGACccaatttaaattaatttagacCTACTAAACTTTAACCAGATAAAAGCAGCATGAGCAGAGACCTTAGAACAGGGCGGCTCCACCTGGGTACTGTATGTGTGCTGGCCcagtagcactgcacagggaaATACGCTGGGAAGAAAACcccagacaaaggcaaagtgaaTAAAACTGCACTGCGCTGGCACTTGCCTCCTGTTGGCCTTTTGCTATGGAGGAGATGACATGGGTTTAGTGCTCTGAAACATTACAAATCAAGAGGTTTTGATAAAAACCATTTAATATTTCCATTGAAACTTAGATGTGACAAAACAAGTGAATATACATTAACATGGTGCAGAGTTTAAACAAATATACACATTTTGCACTGCAAAACATACCACTTAAATACACAGTTTTTAGGAAGACTACAGGGTCTCCCATGCACTAAGAGAAAATTCTATACAGTCCCAATGACTTAAAAGCCGTGTTCCCACTGAGGCTGCTTAAAAGcttcaccttctctgaactgGCTCAAGTATCCTGAAAGTCCTCTTAAATCAGTCAAGAtctttctcaaagaaaacaaattcagacCTAGAAAATTATGTCAGTTCACACCGATCCTTTATGAATACATTATGACTGGACATCCAAAGCCCCCCAAATTGTTAGAAGGACTCACTTCAAGAACCCTGTCTGCTA is part of the Phaenicophaeus curvirostris isolate KB17595 chromosome 8, BPBGC_Pcur_1.0, whole genome shotgun sequence genome and encodes:
- the MFSD14A gene encoding hippocampus abundant transcript 1 protein codes for the protein MTQGGKKKKRAANRSIMLAKKIIIKDGGTPQGIGSPSVYHAVIVIFLEFFAWGLLTAPTLVVLHETFPKHTFLMNGLIQGVKGLLSFLSAPLIGALSDVWGRKSFLLLTVFFTCAPIPLMKISPWWYFAVISVSGVFAVTFSVVFAYVADITQEHERSMAYGLVSATFAASLVTSPAIGAYLGRVYGDSLVVVLATAIALLDICFILVAVPESLPEKMRPASWGAPISWEQADPFASLKKVGQDSIVLLICITVFLSYLPEAGQYSSFFLYLRQIMGFSSESVAAFIAVLGILSIIAQTIVLSLLMRSIGNKNTILLGLGFQILQLAWYGFGSEPWMMWAAGAVAAMSSITFPAVSALVSRTADADQQGVVQGMITGIRGLCNGLGPALYGFIFYIFHVELNELPMPESPAGGSTDAQYHLQQNSIIPGPPFLFGACSVLLALLVALFIPEHTNLNLRSSNWKKHCGSHSHPHSPQAPAEAKEPLLQDTNV